GGCGGAGCTGGATTAACCCGCTACGATGGAAAATCTTTTCAAAATTTTACAACAAAAGACGGACTGCCCAATAATGATATTAGGGCTATCATGGAAGACAAAACCGGGAAATTATGGATTGCCACAGGGGACGGGCCTTGTTTTTATGATGGAAAAACATTTACCGTTTTAAAGAACAAAGATGGCAAATCGTTTAAGAACGTTTGGTCAATAATCGAAGATAAAAAAGGAAGCATTTGGTTTGGCGACGTTGCTGGTCTTTGGCGCTATGACGGCGGCACCTTTACTAAGGTGTCGCAGAGGTGGGCTTATGCAATAATCGAAGATAAAAAAGGAAACATCTGGACTACTGGTGCAGTAAATTCGAATGCCTGGGCACTTTCACGTTATGATGCAAAGTCCTTGTACAATAAAATGCCCACTGTAACAGAAATTACGTCAGGACCACCAGCTTTTTTGGGACTTTTGGAAGCTAACGATGGAAGTATTTGGTTTGGATCTGGAGGTGGCGTGTATCGTTACGATGGAAAGACCATCACGGACTTTAAAAGT
The genomic region above belongs to Chitinophaga sp. 180180018-3 and contains:
- a CDS encoding two-component regulator propeller domain-containing protein, producing the protein MRYPRIYTLFLMLVFHTSCGQNRTNAPQDDFSKEHNGYSESQLKELATSKVPMSQVRHVKQDRNGDILITASWGGAFRYDGKSFTNLTSSKIGARRFWDVLEDQHGNLWLASTDSGVYHYNGKTFQHFTTSEGLASNLVMCIYEDSAGIIWFGGAGLTRYDGKSFQNFTTKDGLPNNDIRAIMEDKTGKLWIATGDGPCFYDGKTFTVLKNKDGKSFKNVWSIIEDKKGSIWFGDVAGLWRYDGGTFTKVSQRWAYAIIEDKKGNIWTTGAVNSNAWALSRYDAKSLYNKMPTVTEITSGPPAFLGLLEANDGSIWFGSGGGVYRYDGKTITDFKSAAGQK